One window of Streptococcus suis genomic DNA carries:
- a CDS encoding rhodanese-like domain-containing protein, with amino-acid sequence METLWTLLLFVALLGAWMGFNYWRLRRAAQVIDNAEFAQKIHGGQLIDLREPGEYNRKHILGARNIPYQQLKQSTNALRKDKPVLIYENDRGQLVTPAALYLKKQGFNDIYILSYGLNGWDGKVKTAK; translated from the coding sequence ATGGAAACCTTGTGGACACTTTTATTATTTGTAGCCCTATTGGGTGCCTGGATGGGCTTTAATTATTGGAGATTGCGCCGTGCCGCCCAGGTCATTGACAATGCGGAATTTGCGCAGAAAATCCATGGTGGTCAGCTGATTGACCTGCGCGAGCCAGGCGAGTATAACCGCAAGCACATTTTGGGTGCGCGAAATATTCCCTACCAGCAGCTCAAGCAAAGTACTAATGCCCTTCGCAAGGACAAGCCTGTTTTGATCTATGAAAATGACCGTGGTCAATTGGTTACGCCTGCAGCTCTGTATTTGAAAAAGCAAGGGTTTAATGACATCTATATCTTGAGCTATGGTTTGAATGGCTGGGATGGCAAGGTGAAGACCGCAAAATAA
- a CDS encoding YutD family protein: MKKEITPEMYNYNKYPGPSFARVGDKVVSENIELDLLENHKDAFDQTIFGQRFSQLMLKFDYIVGDWGNEQLRLKGFYKDDKTVKSDLKIGRLDDYLTEFCNFGCAYFVLENPNPQELPEEVEDRPRRKRSRSRNRNRNQQRTEHISHKEQQKAQPEKKGRDNRAKSNRNDRKKVVRQDKVADQSRHFTVHHDKKAGKQAPKQERRQASDAKETKRSFVIRQK, from the coding sequence ATGAAAAAAGAAATTACACCAGAAATGTATAACTACAACAAGTATCCTGGTCCTAGTTTTGCTCGGGTTGGGGACAAGGTTGTCTCTGAAAATATCGAGTTGGACTTGCTAGAAAATCACAAGGATGCCTTTGACCAGACCATTTTCGGTCAACGCTTTTCCCAGCTTATGCTCAAGTTTGACTATATTGTGGGCGACTGGGGCAATGAACAATTGCGTCTCAAGGGATTCTACAAGGATGATAAGACGGTCAAGTCTGACTTGAAAATCGGTCGCTTGGATGACTATCTGACCGAGTTTTGTAATTTTGGTTGTGCTTATTTTGTCTTGGAAAATCCAAATCCACAGGAGCTGCCTGAAGAGGTGGAGGACAGACCACGTCGTAAGCGGAGCCGGTCTCGTAACCGCAATCGCAACCAGCAGCGGACGGAGCATATTTCCCATAAGGAACAACAAAAGGCTCAACCGGAGAAGAAGGGGCGGGACAATCGTGCCAAGTCCAACCGGAATGACCGTAAGAAGGTGGTGCGCCAGGATAAGGTGGCAGACCAGTCTCGGCACTTTACGGTACACCATGATAAGAAAGCTGGCAAGCAGGCGCCCAAGCAGGAGCGTAGACAAGCATCGGATGCCAAAGAGACCAAGCGTAGTTTTGTCATTCGTCAGAAGTAG
- the rsmD gene encoding 16S rRNA (guanine(966)-N(2))-methyltransferase RsmD: protein MRIVSGNYGGRLLRTLDGKTTRPTSDKVRGAMFNMIGPYFEGGRVLDLYAGSGGLSIEAVSRGMDEAVLVERDRKAQAIIRENIVMTKEEGKFRLLPTEARQALTQLEGVFDLVFLDPPYAEQEIEAMVTELCQRKLLSEDVMVVCETDKSVTLPEEIAELGIWKEKVYGISKVTVYVR, encoded by the coding sequence ATGAGAATTGTATCAGGAAACTATGGCGGACGGCTCCTCAGGACCTTAGATGGCAAGACGACACGACCGACTTCGGACAAGGTTCGTGGAGCCATGTTCAATATGATTGGTCCCTATTTTGAAGGTGGGCGAGTGCTGGATTTGTATGCTGGTAGCGGTGGCTTGTCCATTGAGGCAGTATCTCGGGGCATGGATGAGGCGGTCTTGGTCGAACGTGATCGCAAGGCCCAGGCCATTATCCGAGAAAATATAGTCATGACCAAGGAGGAAGGTAAGTTCCGTCTCTTGCCCACGGAGGCCCGTCAGGCCTTGACTCAACTGGAAGGAGTCTTTGACCTGGTCTTTCTGGATCCGCCCTATGCGGAGCAGGAGATTGAGGCAATGGTCACTGAACTCTGCCAGCGAAAACTTCTGTCCGAGGATGTCATGGTGGTTTGCGAGACGGATAAATCTGTCACACTTCCTGAAGAAATCGCAGAGCTGGGCATCTGGAAGGAAAAAGTCTACGGAATAAGTAAGGTAACAGTCTATGTCAGATAA
- a CDS encoding IS110 family transposase, which translates to MDVLYQSCAGIDVHQANIVVCILHGPLTSTRPKREMATFDTTTKGLRACHDFLSQFHVEAVGMESTGVYWRPVWHALCDDFKLILAQPAHMKAIPGQKTDKKDAHWIAKLTRIGLLPRSFVPDETIQELRELTRQRKHYVESRNRETNRIHKILQSGGIKLTTYIEDIMGLSGRNLLQLLVDGTPITPRIVHQSVYTSLKKKVPQLLEALDGYFSDHHRFMLKQSLEIYDFYQKQIELLEERMNVYLSQYENHVEILDSIPGIDVITASVIISEVGVDMSQFPTAGHLASWTGLCPGNNESAGKKRSTKIRHGNSYLKKCLCQAAFAVKKQKGSPLADQFYQIQSRRGSQKATIALAHQLLKIAYILLKEQITYPEFLAQKKTTRDELVA; encoded by the coding sequence ATGGATGTTCTCTATCAATCTTGTGCAGGTATTGATGTTCATCAAGCTAATATCGTTGTCTGTATCCTACACGGACCACTCACCTCAACTCGTCCAAAGCGTGAGATGGCTACGTTTGATACAACGACTAAAGGCCTACGTGCTTGCCACGATTTTCTCAGTCAATTTCATGTGGAAGCTGTTGGCATGGAAAGTACAGGTGTTTATTGGCGACCTGTCTGGCATGCTCTATGTGATGACTTCAAGTTGATACTCGCTCAACCAGCCCACATGAAGGCTATTCCAGGTCAGAAAACCGACAAGAAGGATGCTCACTGGATTGCCAAATTAACACGAATTGGTCTGCTTCCTCGGAGTTTCGTTCCCGATGAAACCATTCAAGAATTGAGGGAGTTGACCAGACAACGAAAACATTATGTGGAAAGTCGCAATCGAGAAACCAACCGTATCCATAAAATTCTTCAGTCAGGTGGCATCAAGCTAACAACCTATATCGAAGATATTATGGGGCTATCTGGTCGCAATCTCCTTCAGCTACTGGTTGATGGGACGCCTATTACACCTCGTATTGTCCATCAATCAGTTTACACCAGCTTGAAGAAGAAAGTGCCGCAGCTTCTGGAAGCCTTGGATGGCTATTTTTCTGACCATCACCGCTTCATGTTAAAGCAGTCCTTAGAGATTTATGATTTTTATCAGAAGCAGATTGAGTTGTTGGAAGAGCGAATGAATGTCTATCTATCACAATATGAAAACCATGTAGAAATATTGGATTCCATCCCAGGCATTGATGTCATTACAGCTTCTGTTATCATTTCTGAGGTTGGTGTTGACATGAGTCAGTTTCCCACTGCTGGACATTTAGCTTCTTGGACTGGACTTTGTCCAGGTAATAATGAGAGTGCTGGTAAAAAACGAAGTACTAAGATTCGACACGGAAATTCTTATTTGAAGAAATGTTTATGCCAGGCCGCTTTCGCTGTCAAAAAACAAAAAGGAAGTCCTCTAGCAGACCAATTTTATCAGATTCAAAGTCGGCGTGGTTCACAAAAAGCAACAATTGCACTCGCACATCAATTATTAAAAATAGCTTATATCCTTTTAAAAGAGCAGATAACGTATCCTGAATTTTTAGCACAGAAAAAGACTACTAGGGACGAGCTAGTAGCCTAA
- a CDS encoding PDZ domain-containing protein, whose amino-acid sequence MKKNKGLILILSIILGVLLLWFTVFVPLPYYIESPGGAMDVQQVLTVNEEEDKKDGSYEFTYVSVQQATALQLLFAQFDPYADITSAEEMTGGADSEEYFRIAQFYMETSQNMAKYQGLTLAKKDVEMDFFGVYVLDLAEDSTFKDVLKIADTVVSINGKTFESSPDLIKYVSGLELGSPVTVGYVTNGQEKSADGKIIKLVNGKNGIGITLVDHTEVKSSVPIDFQTGNIGGPSAGLMFTLAIYTQLAEPDLRDGRTIAGTGTIEQDGKVGDIGGADKKVLSAAKAGASIFFVPNNPVDKEILKENPDAKTNYEEAKEAVEKAGVDIEVVPVKTVQDAIDYLKK is encoded by the coding sequence ATGAAAAAAAATAAAGGTCTCATTTTAATTTTATCTATCATTTTAGGAGTACTCTTGCTCTGGTTTACGGTCTTTGTTCCCCTGCCCTATTATATCGAGAGTCCTGGCGGAGCTATGGATGTGCAACAGGTCCTGACGGTTAATGAGGAAGAGGACAAGAAGGACGGTTCTTATGAGTTTACCTATGTCTCTGTTCAGCAGGCAACGGCTCTGCAGCTGCTCTTTGCCCAATTTGATCCCTATGCGGATATTACTTCGGCTGAGGAGATGACGGGAGGAGCAGACAGCGAGGAATATTTCCGGATTGCGCAATTTTACATGGAAACTTCGCAGAATATGGCCAAATACCAGGGATTAACCTTGGCCAAAAAAGATGTTGAAATGGATTTCTTTGGGGTCTATGTGCTTGATTTGGCGGAGGATTCGACCTTTAAGGACGTTCTCAAGATTGCGGATACGGTTGTCAGTATCAATGGCAAGACCTTTGAGTCGTCGCCTGATTTGATTAAGTATGTCAGCGGTTTGGAACTGGGCAGTCCTGTGACGGTGGGCTATGTGACAAACGGTCAGGAAAAATCAGCTGACGGTAAGATTATCAAGCTGGTCAATGGAAAAAATGGTATCGGGATTACCCTGGTGGACCACACAGAGGTCAAGTCCTCAGTACCTATTGACTTCCAGACGGGCAATATCGGCGGTCCTAGTGCAGGTCTCATGTTCACTTTGGCTATCTATACCCAGCTGGCTGAGCCAGATTTAAGGGATGGCCGGACCATTGCAGGAACGGGAACCATTGAGCAGGACGGCAAGGTCGGCGATATTGGCGGGGCGGACAAGAAGGTCCTATCTGCTGCCAAGGCCGGTGCCAGCATCTTCTTTGTTCCTAATAATCCTGTGGATAAGGAAATCCTAAAAGAAAATCCAGATGCCAAGACCAACTATGAGGAGGCCAAGGAGGCTGTAGAGAAAGCGGGAGTAGACATCGAGGTCGTACCTGTCAAAACAGTCCAAGATGCCATTGATTATTTAAAGAAATAG
- the coaD gene encoding pantetheine-phosphate adenylyltransferase — translation MSDKIGMFTGSFDPITKGHLDIIERASSLFDRLYVGIFYNPNKNGLFTGQERLDLLEKVFAKDEKIQVFLAGQELVVDAAHERGVTHIVRGLRNGIDLEYEANFDYFNRQLAPDLETVYLISKPEYRNISSSQIRELIAYKQDISPYVPELVSKEIEKHEKK, via the coding sequence ATGTCAGATAAAATTGGAATGTTTACAGGCTCCTTTGATCCCATTACCAAGGGACATTTGGACATTATCGAACGGGCCAGTAGCCTTTTTGACAGGCTTTATGTGGGGATTTTTTACAATCCCAATAAAAATGGTCTCTTTACTGGTCAAGAGCGGCTGGACTTATTGGAGAAGGTCTTTGCCAAAGATGAGAAGATTCAGGTCTTTCTAGCGGGTCAAGAGCTGGTGGTCGATGCAGCCCATGAACGGGGAGTGACCCATATTGTCCGCGGTTTGCGCAATGGGATTGACCTGGAATATGAGGCCAATTTTGATTATTTCAATCGCCAGTTGGCCCCAGACTTGGAGACGGTATATTTGATTTCCAAGCCGGAATACCGCAATATTTCGTCCAGCCAAATCCGTGAACTGATAGCCTACAAGCAGGATATTAGTCCTTATGTGCCCGAGCTTGTTAGTAAGGAAATAGAAAAACATGAAAAAAAATAA
- the rlmN gene encoding 23S rRNA (adenine(2503)-C(2))-methyltransferase RlmN, with the protein MKPSIYSFSQANLVDWILENGEKKFRATQIWEWLYRSRVQSFEEMTNLPKSLIEKLEENFVVNPLKQRIVQESKDGTIKYLFELPDGMLIETVLMRQHYGLSVCVTTQVGCNIGCTFCASGLIPKQRDLTSGEIVAQIMLVQKYLDERGQSERVSHIVVMGIGEPLDNYDNVMTFLRVVNDDKGLAIGARHITVSTSGLAPKIKDFAREGVQVNLAVSLHAPNNDLRSSIMRINRKYPIEVLFEAIEDYIQTTNRRVTFEYIMLNEVNDGLEQAQELADLTKNIRKLSYINLIPYNPVSEHDQYSRSTRERTLAFFDLLKKNGVNCVVRQEHGTDIDAACGQLRSNTLKKDREKARARIAAAKAKAGIQA; encoded by the coding sequence ATGAAACCATCAATTTATTCATTTAGCCAGGCCAATTTGGTGGACTGGATTTTAGAAAATGGCGAGAAGAAATTCCGCGCAACTCAGATTTGGGAGTGGCTCTACCGTTCGCGGGTTCAGTCCTTTGAAGAGATGACCAATTTGCCCAAATCTTTGATTGAAAAACTGGAGGAGAACTTTGTTGTCAATCCTTTGAAACAGCGGATTGTGCAGGAGTCAAAAGACGGTACGATTAAATACCTGTTCGAGTTGCCAGACGGCATGCTGATTGAGACGGTGCTCATGCGTCAGCACTACGGTTTGTCTGTCTGTGTGACGACCCAGGTCGGCTGTAATATCGGATGTACCTTCTGTGCCTCTGGTCTCATACCCAAGCAACGGGACTTGACCAGTGGTGAAATTGTGGCTCAAATCATGCTGGTGCAGAAATATTTGGACGAACGTGGACAGAGTGAACGTGTCAGCCACATCGTTGTCATGGGGATTGGTGAACCGCTGGATAATTACGATAACGTCATGACTTTCTTGCGGGTTGTCAATGATGACAAGGGGCTGGCTATCGGTGCCCGTCACATTACTGTGTCGACGTCTGGCTTGGCACCAAAAATCAAGGATTTTGCCCGCGAAGGCGTTCAGGTCAACCTGGCCGTGTCCCTTCACGCGCCAAATAATGACCTACGTTCCAGCATCATGCGCATCAACCGTAAGTACCCTATTGAGGTTTTGTTTGAGGCGATTGAGGATTATATCCAAACGACCAACCGTCGCGTGACCTTCGAGTACATCATGCTCAATGAAGTGAATGACGGTTTGGAACAGGCTCAGGAATTGGCAGACTTGACCAAGAATATCCGCAAATTGTCCTATATCAACCTGATTCCTTACAATCCGGTATCTGAGCATGACCAGTACAGCCGGTCGACCCGTGAGCGGACCCTTGCCTTCTTTGACCTGCTTAAGAAAAATGGGGTCAACTGTGTCGTTCGTCAAGAGCATGGCACGGATATTGATGCCGCTTGTGGTCAGCTGCGTTCCAATACGCTCAAGAAAGACCGTGAAAAGGCGCGTGCCCGCATCGCTGCAGCCAAGGCCAAGGCAGGTATTCAGGCATGA
- a CDS encoding VanZ family protein — protein sequence MRRLFLSDGNLTGLGRKIYKILAGAYALAIVFMCFLPQSWYPQYKDFSTPGIIQVGRLYFLPVPFNSIVNGDKVDSLADLGWIFLQNATNIFLLFPLVLALVFLFEKWRSLRAAALYSFCISLFIECTQLLLDLLIDAGRVFEIDDLWTNTLGGVLAYLFYRFWYRIYKQKK from the coding sequence ATGAGAAGATTATTCCTCAGTGACGGCAATTTGACTGGTCTTGGAAGAAAGATATACAAAATCTTAGCTGGAGCCTATGCTCTGGCTATTGTTTTCATGTGTTTCCTCCCGCAGTCCTGGTATCCCCAGTACAAGGATTTTTCCACTCCGGGCATCATCCAGGTCGGGCGCCTCTATTTTCTGCCGGTTCCCTTTAATAGCATCGTCAACGGTGACAAGGTCGACAGTCTGGCGGATTTGGGCTGGATTTTCCTGCAAAATGCCACCAATATTTTCCTGCTCTTTCCTCTCGTTTTGGCTCTTGTTTTTCTTTTTGAAAAATGGCGGAGCCTTCGAGCAGCTGCCCTCTATAGTTTTTGTATCAGCCTCTTTATTGAGTGCACCCAACTCTTGTTGGATCTTCTGATTGATGCCGGCCGTGTCTTTGAAATTGATGACCTCTGGACCAATACGCTGGGTGGTGTGTTGGCTTACCTGTTCTATCGGTTCTGGTACCGTATCTATAAGCAGAAGAAATAA
- a CDS encoding YqgQ family protein gives MERLYDVQQLLKRFGIIVYMGNRLYDIEMMQIELNRVYQAGVLDRLEYMEAELVLRREHRLELEYQRLKEK, from the coding sequence ATGGAACGACTTTACGATGTGCAGCAGTTGCTCAAACGTTTTGGTATCATTGTGTATATGGGAAATCGTTTGTATGATATTGAAATGATGCAGATTGAGCTCAATAGGGTCTACCAGGCTGGAGTTCTGGATAGGCTGGAATACATGGAGGCTGAGTTGGTTTTACGCCGGGAACATCGTTTGGAATTAGAGTACCAGAGATTGAAGGAGAAGTAG